From Cellulomonas fimi ATCC 484, a single genomic window includes:
- a CDS encoding ABC-F family ATP-binding cassette domain-containing protein, translated as MTPVLRARSLTRSYDGRPVLSGLDLDVDPGHRLGVVGENGIGKSTLLRLLAGVEDPDSGSVERPAALQLLAQEPTFRPADTVADVMAAALADVRAVERVLEDASAALADDRPGAADAYAEALLRAELAGVWDADRRAELALVGLGLGDVEPTRPTARLSGGERSRLALAALLVRSPAAVLLDEPTNHLDDAAAEYLAGALRELPGAVVLTSHDRVFLDETCTGILDLDPSLDGPTRYGGTFTDYLAARRAERQRWEERWRAERDELARLRHAVRVTARQVGYGRALGNEFKMAYDAKGARVEQQVSRRVRDARRRLDELTRDQVPRPPAPLRFAVPDGWSSADGVVLRVRDAVVPGRLEVPSFDLLAGAQVLVSGPNGAGKSTLLHLLAGDLVAAHGSVQRAGGAEVALLEQDVGLADDVRTPRALFDAVTADVPAPVRLVDLGLVAPRDVDRPLRELSVGQRRRVVLALLVARTPAVLLLDEPTNHVSVRLADELVDALEVSPGAVVVATHDRWLRRRWTGERLHVADGRVLQ; from the coding sequence ATGACCCCAGTCCTTCGTGCCCGTTCCCTCACCCGTTCCTACGACGGGCGCCCCGTGCTGTCCGGACTCGACCTCGACGTCGACCCCGGGCACCGGCTCGGCGTCGTCGGGGAGAACGGCATCGGCAAGTCGACGCTCCTGCGGCTGCTCGCCGGCGTCGAGGACCCCGACAGCGGCAGCGTCGAGCGCCCCGCCGCGCTGCAGCTGCTCGCGCAGGAGCCCACGTTCCGCCCGGCCGACACCGTCGCCGACGTCATGGCCGCCGCGCTCGCGGACGTCCGCGCCGTCGAGCGGGTGCTCGAGGACGCGTCGGCAGCGCTCGCCGACGACCGGCCCGGTGCCGCCGACGCGTACGCCGAGGCCCTCCTGCGCGCCGAGCTGGCCGGCGTCTGGGACGCCGACCGGCGCGCCGAGCTGGCGCTCGTCGGCCTCGGCCTGGGCGACGTGGAGCCGACGCGGCCGACCGCCCGGCTGTCCGGCGGTGAGCGGTCCCGGCTCGCGCTCGCCGCGCTGCTCGTGCGCAGCCCCGCGGCCGTGCTCCTCGACGAGCCGACGAACCATCTCGACGACGCCGCCGCCGAGTACCTCGCCGGTGCGCTGCGCGAGCTGCCCGGAGCCGTCGTGCTCACGAGCCACGACCGCGTCTTCCTCGACGAGACGTGCACCGGGATCCTCGACCTCGACCCGTCGCTCGACGGTCCGACGCGCTACGGCGGGACGTTCACGGACTACCTCGCGGCCCGGCGCGCCGAGCGCCAGCGGTGGGAGGAGCGGTGGAGAGCCGAGCGGGACGAGCTCGCACGCCTGCGGCACGCGGTGCGCGTCACGGCGCGGCAGGTCGGGTACGGCCGCGCGCTCGGCAACGAGTTCAAGATGGCGTACGACGCGAAGGGCGCGCGCGTCGAGCAGCAGGTGTCTCGGCGCGTCCGGGACGCGCGGCGCCGGCTCGACGAGCTCACGCGCGACCAGGTCCCCCGGCCGCCCGCGCCGCTGCGCTTCGCGGTGCCCGACGGCTGGTCCAGCGCCGACGGGGTCGTCCTGCGCGTGCGGGACGCCGTCGTGCCGGGCCGGCTCGAGGTGCCGTCGTTCGACCTCCTCGCCGGTGCGCAGGTCCTGGTCAGCGGCCCGAACGGCGCGGGGAAGTCGACGTTGCTGCACCTGCTCGCGGGGGACCTCGTCGCGGCGCACGGGTCGGTGCAGCGGGCAGGCGGCGCCGAGGTGGCGCTGCTGGAGCAGGACGTGGGGCTCGCCGACGACGTGCGGACGCCGCGCGCGCTCTTCGACGCCGTGACCGCCGACGTCCCCGCCCCGGTGCGGCTCGTGGACCTCGGCCTGGTGGCGCCGCGGGACGTCGACCGGCCCCTGCGGGAGCTGTCCGTGGGCCAGCGGCGGCGCGTCGTCCTCGCCCTGCTCGTCGCCCGCACGCCCGCCGTCCTGCTCCTCGACGAGCCGACCAACCACGTGTCGGTGCGGCTCGCCGACGAGCTCGTCGACGCGCTCGAGGTGTCGCCCGGGGCCGTCGTCGTCGCGACGCACGACCGGTGGCTGCGCCGCCGGTGGACGGGCGAGCGCCTGCACGTCGCCGACGGCCGGGTCCTACAGTGA
- the hrpA gene encoding ATP-dependent RNA helicase HrpA, with translation MTTSEPSTGADRPAGPRRSGGRGGRGPRRRGQREAQRDPQRDQRDGQSGTQPDGRRDPHRDDQRGRRRDARDPRRDDERAAARRARAAAVREAVVVPAIVYPENLPVSARRDEIAAAIRDHQVVVVAGETGSGKTTQIPKIALDLGRGRAGQIGHTQPRRIAARSVAERIAEEVGTPLGQLVGYQVRFTDTSSDETLVKVMTDGILLAQIQRDPMLWSYDTLIIDEAHERSLNIDFILGYLTRLLPQRPDLKVVITSATIDSARFARHFAGPATPEHPEGVPAPVVEVSGRTYPVEIRYRPLSPDVEAPDEDAGRRPRAKATEDRDLMTAITEAVDELSAEGPGDILVFLSGEREIRDAEDALRTSLGARVTDPRHPQPVELLPLYSRLSAAEQHRVFEQHAGRRVVLSTNVAETSLTVPGIRYVVDPGTARISRWSKATKVQRLPIEPVSQASANQRSGRCGRVADGIAIRLYSQDDFASRPMYTEPEILRTSLASVILQMIAVGVAASPDDVTDFPFVDPPDVRAVRDGVQLLTELGALETVPVEPVDGSGRPTSVTRLTDTGRALAQLPMDPRLARMIVEGGRRGVAREVMVIAAALSIQDPRERPAEERDRADQLHGRFADPTSDLLAYLNLWQYLREQQRELSGNAFRRMCRSEHLNYLRIREWQDVVTQLRELAKPLGIHVSPLRPGSGPAPGGETATSPGDTGASASDGRGPDDTARGALRLEWDADRIHVSVLSGLLSHIGMQEATEVAAPARGPAAGRGRRPDRRARNEYLGARGARFAIFPGSGLAKRPPAWVMAAELVETSRLWARDAARIQPEWAEEVGAHLVRRTYSEPAWSSKQGAATAFEKVLLYGVPIVAQRRVLYAKVDAEHARELFVRHALVQGEWTTHHQFFHENRRLLAEAEGLEARARRRDLVVDDDVLFDFYDERIPSDVVSARHFDQWWKGARRRDPDLLTFTRELLVADDAEAIDESAFPSRWPQGDLRLPLTYQFQPGTEADGVTVHVPLTALARLTPDGFDWMVPGLREELVTATIRALPKPVRVQLVPAPDVARSVEAWLREHTASWEDTVRAGDAAPSFRELFRQAVRAVRDVDVPDDAFDDEKLPPHLRMTFRVVGDRGGVVDEGKDLLTLQRRLASRTQQAVDAAVRTAVRAAMEEARASAAPGTSGDAGAPGGARAPGGEGSAARARGAGPAAAPAAGVPAVPGPGPSATAAPPSLERTGLRTWPDDLPGGALPEVLEARAAGVVVRAYPTLVDEVTSVAVRTLADAAAVPSAARRGLRRLLLLDVGLATARITTRWSGTQALTLAASPYPSTDALVRDVQLAAIDRLTAQHLGTRTAADVRDADAYAALRTAVRDGLEDAVHAVVTDLVAVLGAWRELEGDLRSSASLALLATVQDVREQSAALVHDGFVSEVGAVRLPQLTRYLRAARHRLGKAAENPQRDGDLAWQVHDVEDLYDDAVTAARAAAPDATREAALDEVRWLLQELRVSLFAQQLGTPVPVSPTRIRKALAALR, from the coding sequence GTGACCACCAGCGAGCCGTCGACCGGCGCCGACCGCCCGGCGGGCCCCCGCCGCAGCGGCGGGCGCGGCGGTCGTGGTCCCCGCCGCCGGGGTCAGCGGGAGGCGCAGCGCGACCCCCAGCGCGACCAGCGCGACGGCCAGAGCGGCACGCAGCCGGACGGCCGCCGTGACCCGCACCGCGACGACCAGCGCGGACGCCGTCGTGACGCTCGCGACCCCCGGCGCGACGACGAGCGCGCGGCCGCGCGCCGGGCCCGCGCCGCCGCGGTCCGCGAGGCCGTCGTGGTCCCCGCGATCGTCTACCCGGAGAACCTGCCGGTCAGCGCGCGGCGCGACGAGATCGCGGCGGCGATCCGCGACCACCAGGTCGTCGTCGTCGCGGGCGAGACGGGGTCCGGCAAGACGACGCAGATCCCGAAGATCGCGCTCGACCTCGGCCGCGGGCGCGCGGGGCAGATCGGGCACACGCAGCCGCGCCGGATCGCGGCCCGGTCGGTCGCGGAGCGCATCGCGGAAGAGGTCGGCACGCCGCTCGGGCAGCTCGTCGGCTACCAGGTGCGGTTCACGGACACCTCGTCCGACGAGACGCTCGTCAAGGTCATGACGGACGGCATCCTGCTGGCGCAGATCCAGCGCGACCCGATGCTCTGGTCGTACGACACGCTCATCATCGACGAGGCGCACGAGCGTTCGCTCAACATCGACTTCATCCTCGGCTACCTCACACGGCTGCTGCCGCAGCGGCCGGACCTCAAGGTCGTCATCACGTCGGCGACGATCGACTCCGCGCGGTTCGCGCGGCACTTCGCCGGCCCTGCGACACCCGAGCACCCCGAGGGCGTTCCGGCGCCCGTCGTCGAGGTCAGCGGCCGCACGTACCCCGTCGAGATCCGCTACCGGCCGCTGTCGCCGGACGTCGAGGCGCCCGACGAGGACGCGGGCCGGCGTCCGCGCGCGAAGGCCACCGAGGACCGCGACCTCATGACGGCCATCACCGAGGCGGTCGACGAGCTGTCCGCGGAGGGGCCGGGCGACATCCTCGTCTTCCTGTCCGGCGAGCGGGAGATCCGGGACGCGGAGGACGCGCTGCGCACGTCGCTGGGCGCCCGCGTCACGGACCCGCGGCACCCGCAGCCCGTCGAGCTGCTGCCGCTGTACAGCCGGCTGTCCGCGGCCGAGCAGCACCGGGTGTTCGAGCAGCACGCCGGGCGGCGCGTGGTGCTGTCGACCAACGTCGCGGAGACGTCGCTGACCGTGCCCGGCATCCGGTACGTCGTCGACCCGGGCACGGCCCGCATCTCGCGGTGGTCCAAGGCGACGAAGGTGCAGCGGCTGCCGATCGAGCCGGTCTCGCAGGCGTCGGCGAACCAGCGGTCGGGGCGGTGCGGGCGCGTCGCGGACGGCATCGCGATCCGGCTGTACTCCCAGGACGACTTCGCGTCGCGGCCGATGTACACCGAGCCGGAGATCCTGCGCACGTCGCTCGCGTCGGTGATCCTGCAGATGATCGCCGTGGGGGTCGCGGCGTCGCCCGACGACGTCACCGACTTCCCCTTCGTCGACCCGCCCGACGTGCGGGCCGTGCGGGACGGCGTGCAGCTGCTGACCGAGCTCGGGGCGCTGGAGACGGTGCCGGTCGAACCCGTCGACGGCTCGGGCCGGCCGACGAGCGTCACGCGGCTCACCGACACCGGGCGCGCTCTCGCGCAGCTGCCGATGGACCCGCGGCTCGCGCGGATGATCGTCGAGGGCGGGCGTCGCGGGGTCGCGCGCGAGGTCATGGTGATCGCCGCCGCGCTGTCGATCCAGGACCCGCGCGAGCGTCCGGCCGAGGAGCGCGACCGCGCCGACCAGCTGCACGGCCGGTTCGCCGACCCGACGTCGGACCTGCTCGCGTACCTCAACCTGTGGCAGTACCTGCGCGAGCAGCAGCGCGAGCTGTCGGGCAACGCGTTCCGCCGGATGTGCCGGTCGGAGCACCTCAACTACCTGCGCATCCGCGAGTGGCAGGACGTCGTCACGCAGCTGCGCGAGCTGGCCAAGCCGCTCGGCATCCACGTCTCCCCGCTGCGCCCGGGATCCGGTCCCGCGCCCGGCGGCGAGACCGCGACGTCGCCAGGCGACACCGGCGCCTCCGCCTCGGACGGTCGCGGTCCCGACGACACGGCCCGGGGGGCGCTGCGGCTCGAGTGGGACGCGGACCGGATCCACGTGAGCGTGCTGTCGGGGCTGCTGTCGCACATCGGGATGCAGGAGGCGACGGAGGTCGCCGCACCGGCCCGGGGACCCGCTGCCGGCCGGGGGCGGCGGCCCGACCGGCGCGCGCGCAACGAGTACCTCGGCGCGCGCGGGGCGCGGTTCGCGATCTTCCCCGGGTCCGGTCTCGCGAAGCGGCCGCCGGCGTGGGTCATGGCCGCCGAGCTCGTCGAGACGTCCCGCCTGTGGGCGCGCGACGCGGCCCGCATCCAGCCCGAGTGGGCCGAGGAGGTCGGTGCCCACCTGGTCAGGCGCACGTACTCCGAGCCGGCGTGGTCGTCCAAGCAGGGCGCCGCGACCGCGTTCGAGAAGGTCCTGCTGTACGGCGTGCCGATCGTCGCGCAGCGGCGCGTCCTGTACGCCAAGGTCGACGCCGAGCACGCGCGCGAGCTGTTCGTGCGGCACGCGCTCGTGCAGGGCGAGTGGACGACCCACCACCAGTTCTTCCACGAGAACCGCCGCCTGCTCGCCGAGGCCGAGGGCCTGGAGGCGCGCGCCCGCCGCCGCGACCTCGTCGTCGACGACGACGTGCTGTTCGACTTCTACGACGAGCGGATCCCGTCCGACGTCGTCTCCGCCCGGCACTTCGACCAGTGGTGGAAGGGCGCCCGGCGACGCGACCCCGACCTGCTGACGTTCACGCGCGAGCTGCTCGTCGCCGACGACGCCGAGGCGATCGACGAGTCCGCGTTCCCGTCCCGCTGGCCGCAGGGCGACCTGCGCCTGCCGCTGACGTACCAGTTCCAGCCCGGCACCGAGGCCGACGGCGTCACGGTGCACGTCCCCCTCACGGCGCTGGCCCGGCTGACCCCCGACGGGTTCGACTGGATGGTGCCCGGCCTGCGCGAGGAGCTCGTCACCGCGACCATCCGCGCGCTGCCCAAGCCGGTCCGCGTGCAGCTGGTCCCGGCGCCCGACGTCGCGCGGTCCGTCGAGGCGTGGCTGCGCGAGCACACCGCGTCGTGGGAGGACACCGTGCGGGCCGGCGACGCCGCCCCGTCGTTCCGTGAGCTGTTCCGGCAGGCCGTGCGGGCCGTGCGCGACGTCGACGTGCCCGACGACGCGTTCGACGACGAGAAGCTGCCGCCGCACCTGCGGATGACGTTCCGCGTCGTCGGCGACCGCGGGGGCGTCGTGGACGAGGGCAAGGACCTGCTGACGCTCCAGCGGCGGCTCGCGTCACGCACCCAGCAGGCGGTCGACGCCGCCGTCCGGACGGCGGTGCGCGCGGCGATGGAGGAGGCACGCGCGTCCGCGGCTCCCGGGACGTCCGGCGACGCGGGCGCGCCGGGTGGCGCGCGCGCTCCGGGTGGCGAGGGGTCGGCTGCGCGTGCGCGTGGGGCGGGACCGGCAGCGGCTCCGGCCGCGGGCGTCCCCGCCGTGCCCGGCCCTGGCCCGTCCGCCACGGCGGCACCGCCGTCGCTCGAACGCACGGGCCTGCGGACCTGGCCCGACGACCTGCCGGGCGGCGCGCTCCCCGAGGTGCTCGAGGCGCGGGCCGCGGGCGTCGTCGTGCGCGCCTACCCGACGCTGGTCGACGAGGTGACGTCCGTCGCGGTGCGCACGCTCGCGGACGCCGCGGCGGTGCCGTCGGCGGCCCGCCGGGGCCTGCGCCGGCTGCTGCTGCTCGACGTCGGCCTCGCGACGGCCCGCATCACGACGCGCTGGTCGGGGACGCAGGCGCTCACGCTCGCTGCGAGCCCGTACCCGAGCACGGACGCGCTGGTCAGGGACGTGCAGCTCGCCGCGATCGACCGTCTGACGGCGCAGCACCTCGGCACCCGCACCGCCGCCGACGTGCGCGACGCCGACGCGTACGCCGCCCTGCGCACCGCCGTCCGCGACGGGCTGGAGGACGCGGTCCACGCGGTCGTCACGGACCTCGTCGCGGTGCTGGGCGCGTGGCGGGAGCTCGAGGGCGACCTGCGCTCGTCGGCCAGCCTCGCGCTGCTCGCGACGGTGCAGGACGTGCGCGAGCAGTCCGCCGCGCTCGTGCACGACGGGTTCGTCTCCGAGGTCGGCGCGGTCCGGCTGCCGCAGCTCACGCGGTACCTGCGCGCGGCGCGGCACCGGCTCGGCAAGGCCGCGGAGAACCCGCAGCGTGACGGCGACCTCGCGTGGCAGGTGCACGACGTCGAGGACCTGTACGACGACGCGGTGACCGCGGCCCGCGCGGCGGCCCCCGACGCGACGCGCGAGGCCGCGCTCGACGAGGTCCGCTGGCTGCTGCAGGAGCTGCGCGTCAGCCTGTTCGCGCAGCAGCTCGGCACCCCGGTCCCCGTGAGCCCGACCCGCATCCGCAAGGCGCTGGCCGCGCTGCGCTGA
- a CDS encoding ABC transporter permease, giving the protein MTTLLAPAPVTDQEGRGTGLRDTSALVGRTLRRTTRQLDTLLISVMLPVMLLLMFTYVFGGAIDPSGRYVDFVVPGIILLTAGYGAANTAVEMASDMTNGIIDRFRSMPIRPTGVVTGHVVASMARNAVSSALVVGAAFLVGFSPDATLLDWLGALGLVALFVLALTWVGVAVGILASGPEAASGFTFVILFLPYVSSAFVPPESMPSVLETIAAWNPVTPVTDTMRSLLLGLPLATSTWVSAVAWCAGIFLVARVAAGLLFARRR; this is encoded by the coding sequence ATGACCACGCTGCTCGCCCCCGCACCCGTCACCGACCAGGAAGGACGCGGCACCGGACTGCGGGACACGTCCGCGCTGGTCGGCCGCACGCTGCGCCGCACCACCCGGCAGCTCGACACGCTGCTGATCTCGGTGATGCTGCCCGTGATGCTCCTGCTGATGTTCACGTACGTGTTCGGCGGGGCGATCGACCCGAGCGGGCGCTACGTCGACTTCGTCGTGCCGGGCATCATCCTGCTCACCGCGGGCTACGGCGCCGCGAACACCGCGGTCGAGATGGCGTCGGACATGACCAACGGCATCATCGACCGCTTCCGGTCCATGCCGATCCGCCCCACGGGCGTCGTGACGGGGCACGTGGTCGCGAGCATGGCGCGCAACGCGGTGTCGAGCGCGCTGGTCGTCGGCGCCGCGTTCCTCGTCGGGTTCAGCCCCGACGCGACGCTGCTCGACTGGCTCGGCGCGCTCGGGCTGGTCGCGCTGTTCGTCCTCGCGCTCACCTGGGTCGGCGTCGCCGTGGGGATCCTCGCGTCCGGGCCTGAGGCGGCGAGCGGCTTCACGTTCGTCATCCTGTTCCTGCCGTACGTGTCGAGCGCGTTCGTCCCGCCGGAGTCGATGCCGTCGGTGCTGGAGACGATCGCGGCGTGGAACCCGGTCACCCCCGTGACGGACACGATGCGCAGCCTGCTCCTCGGCCTGCCGCTCGCGACGTCGACGTGGGTGTCGGCGGTCGCGTGGTGCGCGGGCATCTTCCTCGTCGCGCGGGTCGCCGCGGGCCTGCTGTTCGCACGCCGACGCTGA
- a CDS encoding daunorubicin resistance protein DrrA family ABC transporter ATP-binding protein, translating to MADPIVVARRLRKAYGDVTVLDGVDLDVHRGEVLALLGPNGAGKTTTVRILSTLLRPDSGTATVAGADVEREPARVRSAISLTGQYAAVDELLTGEENLRLMARLAHLGPREVRTRTAAMLELFDLTDAARRLVKTYSGGMRRRLDLAVSLLSRPHVVFLDEPTTGLDPRSRGDLWDVIRGVVDAGATLLLTTQYLEEADRLADRIVVIDHGHVIAEGTAAQLKRTVGSAHVELVLRDGTVQRVPTDGSVTDVHRILGDVASRPLDVAAWQVREPTLDDVFLELTGRPAPTDADGARPTDPILAGAAGPHPRETR from the coding sequence ATGGCAGACCCGATCGTCGTCGCCCGCAGGCTGCGCAAGGCCTACGGCGACGTCACCGTGCTCGACGGCGTCGACCTCGACGTCCACCGCGGCGAGGTGCTCGCGCTGCTGGGCCCCAACGGCGCCGGCAAGACCACGACCGTCCGCATCCTGTCGACGCTCCTGCGTCCCGACAGCGGCACCGCGACCGTCGCCGGGGCCGACGTCGAGCGCGAGCCCGCCCGCGTCCGTTCCGCGATCAGCCTCACCGGCCAGTACGCCGCGGTCGACGAGCTGCTCACCGGCGAGGAGAACCTCCGGCTCATGGCGCGCCTCGCCCACCTCGGCCCGCGCGAGGTGCGCACCCGGACCGCCGCGATGCTCGAGCTGTTCGACCTCACCGACGCCGCCCGCCGGCTCGTCAAGACGTACTCCGGAGGCATGCGGCGACGCCTCGACCTGGCCGTCAGCCTGCTCAGCCGGCCGCACGTCGTGTTCCTCGACGAGCCGACCACGGGCCTCGACCCGCGCAGCCGCGGCGACCTCTGGGACGTCATCCGCGGGGTCGTCGACGCAGGCGCGACGCTCCTGCTCACCACGCAGTACCTCGAGGAGGCCGACCGGCTCGCGGACCGGATCGTCGTCATCGACCACGGGCACGTCATCGCCGAGGGCACCGCCGCGCAGCTCAAGCGGACCGTCGGGTCGGCGCACGTCGAGCTCGTCCTGCGCGACGGCACCGTCCAGCGGGTCCCGACGGACGGCTCCGTCACAGACGTGCACCGGATCCTCGGGGACGTCGCGTCGCGGCCGCTCGACGTCGCCGCGTGGCAGGTGCGTGAGCCCACGCTCGACGACGTGTTCCTCGAGCTGACCGGCAGGCCCGCGCCCACGGACGCCGACGGTGCCCGCCCGACCGACCCGATCCTCGCCGGCGCCGCCGGTCCGCACCCCCGGGAGACCCGATGA
- a CDS encoding TetR/AcrR family transcriptional regulator C-terminal domain-containing protein, whose translation MEQGRPEGDATGDDATDEVTATREDADARRELDALRRDREKAERAAAKEAERARRDREKAERTAARDAERAQRDADRRRRDEEKAEQDRLKALRQAEEARERALLDAQRDRERRETEARKEAERAQAERERAARDAAREAGRALREAEKAARDAALAQQRAAREAERARREAARAGTDPAPALTVDAAALPPDLAVLWRVPEPPRRGPRPGLTLDAIADAAVALADAEGIGAVSMARLAESLGFTTMSLYRYVASKDEVVSLMADRASGRPPAVGREVGDWRARLELLVALQQPVLHAHPWLAHAGTVLHAIGPNRLAWMEAMIAALEDTPLGEDEKVAAVGILAHHQLGELTLYASWAERERTVQEATASPYDMDGLLLAVATPDAHPAVRRAASAGAFGAELESSPVSFGTRLVLDGIAALVARAERAGHDGPAGAPGR comes from the coding sequence GTGGAGCAGGGACGACCGGAGGGCGACGCGACCGGCGACGACGCGACGGACGAGGTGACGGCGACCCGTGAGGACGCCGACGCGCGCCGCGAGCTCGACGCCCTGCGGCGCGACCGCGAGAAGGCCGAGCGCGCCGCCGCCAAGGAGGCCGAACGGGCCCGGCGGGACCGCGAGAAGGCCGAGCGCACCGCCGCCCGGGACGCCGAGCGCGCGCAGCGCGACGCCGACCGCCGTCGCCGGGACGAGGAGAAGGCCGAGCAGGACCGGCTCAAGGCGCTCCGACAGGCCGAGGAGGCCCGCGAGCGCGCCCTGCTCGACGCGCAGCGCGACCGCGAGCGCCGCGAGACCGAGGCCCGCAAGGAGGCCGAGCGCGCGCAGGCCGAGCGCGAGCGTGCCGCACGTGACGCGGCACGGGAGGCCGGTCGCGCCCTGCGAGAGGCCGAGAAGGCCGCGCGCGACGCCGCTCTCGCGCAGCAGCGCGCGGCACGCGAGGCCGAGCGCGCACGCCGCGAGGCCGCCCGCGCGGGGACCGACCCCGCACCCGCGCTCACCGTCGACGCCGCCGCCCTCCCGCCCGACCTGGCGGTGCTGTGGCGCGTCCCCGAGCCGCCGCGGCGCGGGCCCCGTCCCGGCCTGACCCTCGACGCGATCGCCGACGCCGCCGTCGCGCTCGCCGACGCCGAAGGGATCGGGGCGGTCTCGATGGCCCGCCTCGCCGAGTCCCTCGGCTTCACGACGATGTCGCTCTACCGGTACGTCGCGTCGAAGGACGAGGTCGTGAGCCTCATGGCCGACCGCGCCAGCGGACGCCCGCCCGCCGTGGGCCGGGAGGTCGGCGACTGGCGCGCGCGCCTCGAGCTCCTGGTCGCGCTGCAGCAGCCGGTCCTGCACGCCCACCCGTGGCTCGCGCACGCCGGCACCGTCCTGCACGCGATCGGCCCGAACCGGCTGGCGTGGATGGAGGCCATGATCGCCGCGCTCGAGGACACCCCGCTCGGGGAGGACGAGAAGGTGGCGGCCGTCGGCATCCTCGCGCACCACCAGCTCGGCGAGCTCACGCTCTACGCGTCGTGGGCCGAGCGCGAGCGGACGGTGCAGGAGGCCACGGCGTCCCCGTACGACATGGACGGGCTCCTGCTCGCCGTCGCGACGCCCGACGCGCACCCCGCGGTCCGTCGCGCGGCGTCCGCGGGGGCGTTCGGCGCCGAGCTCGAGTCGTCGCCGGTGTCGTTCGGGACGCGCCTGGTGCTGGACGGCATCGCGGCGCTCGTGGCGCGTGCCGAGCGTGCGGGGCATGACGGGCCGGCGGGGGCGCCGGGGCGCTGA
- a CDS encoding DNA-3-methyladenine glycosylase I — translation MTQNPTAPPPTDATAPAVPAALTDTDPAPLTDTDPAPPARPVPAGARCFGDGDPLYERYHDEEWGVPVHGEEALFERIALEGFQSGLAWITILRKRPAFRAAFAGFDPEAVAAFDEDDVARLMADAGIVRNRAKIEATVVNARALRALHEAGRTLDEVVWSHAPARSDHVRPVTWSDVPAATAESRALAKELKSLGFRFVGPTTAYAAMQACGLVDDHRAGCPSVARP, via the coding sequence GTGACCCAGAACCCCACGGCCCCGCCCCCGACGGACGCTACGGCGCCGGCCGTGCCGGCCGCACTCACGGACACCGACCCGGCGCCGCTCACGGACACCGACCCGGCGCCGCCGGCACGCCCGGTCCCGGCCGGCGCGCGGTGCTTCGGCGACGGCGACCCGCTCTACGAGCGGTACCACGACGAGGAGTGGGGCGTCCCGGTGCACGGCGAGGAGGCGCTGTTCGAGCGCATCGCGCTCGAGGGCTTCCAGTCCGGGCTCGCCTGGATCACGATCCTGCGCAAGCGGCCCGCCTTCCGCGCGGCGTTCGCCGGCTTCGACCCGGAGGCGGTCGCCGCGTTCGACGAGGACGACGTCGCGCGGCTCATGGCCGACGCGGGGATCGTGCGGAACCGCGCCAAGATCGAGGCGACCGTGGTCAACGCCCGCGCGCTGCGGGCGCTGCACGAGGCGGGCCGGACGCTGGACGAGGTCGTCTGGTCGCACGCACCGGCACGCTCGGACCACGTCAGGCCCGTGACCTGGTCCGACGTCCCGGCAGCCACGGCGGAGTCGCGTGCGCTGGCCAAGGAGCTCAAGTCGCTCGGCTTCCGCTTCGTCGGCCCGACGACCGCCTACGCCGCCATGCAGGCCTGCGGACTGGTGGACGACCACCGCGCCGGGTGCCCCTCGGTGGCCCGCCCCTGA